From one Rhodamnia argentea isolate NSW1041297 chromosome 1, ASM2092103v1, whole genome shotgun sequence genomic stretch:
- the LOC115754654 gene encoding UPF0481 protein At3g47200-like, translating into MSHHQRDQYAKNDDLSGTKDHALIYIEDLLCGVPPTPPKRSIFRVRHLMRKANEKAYEPEILVVGPYHYGSDKFKYMEEQKMRYVQRLLKRRNEGSVDRYMPILREMEQRARDCYAETIDLSHEKFLAMMLIDGCFLVELFRKFRMEELRDEDDPLMEADWIRCCLQRDLLLLENQIPFFVLNELYDLTKGPKEPSELINVATWYFDFRPRDLSQNATLRRTLRESKHLLHLMHACWTSGLPSRPSRTQMTEENFAFVSSITELRESGVRLKAVQGQGRHEMDIKFNNGILEIPVFTVQDHTESRLRNLIAYEQHRQGGDVNYFTDYVTFMDCLINSSKDVERLCRKGITKNYLGDNEVVAQMFNKMGDYITLSNFYYFDIFKNVNAHCKRKTNGWMAKLRREHLNSPWALLSISAATMLLLLTAAQTVFTIIK; encoded by the exons ATGAGCCACCACCAACGCGATCAA TATGCTAAAAACGATGATCTATCCGGGACAAAAGATCATGCCTTAATCTACATTGAGGATTTGCTTTGTGGTGTGCCTCCGACCCCGCCAAAGCGTAGTATATTTAGGGTTCGTCATCTAATGCGCAAAGCAAATGAGAAAGCCTATGAACCGGAGATTCTAGTGGTCGGCCCTTATCACTATGGAAGtgacaaattcaaatatatGGAGGAGCAAAAGATGCGGTACGTGCAGCGGTTGCTTAAGAGGAGAAACGAAGGGAGCGTCGACAGGTATATGCCGATTCTAAGGGAGATGGAACAGCGGGCGCGTGATTGCTATGCGGAAACCATTGACCTCTCCCACGAAAAGTTCCTAGCGATGATGCTGATTGATGGTTGTTTCCTCGTTGAGTTGTTCCGGAAGTTCAGGATGGAGGAGCTGAGAGATGAAGACGACCCGCTTATGGAAGCAGATTGGATTCGATGCTGCCTCCAGCGTGATTTACTGCTGCTCGAGAACCAAATCCCGTTCTTCGTCTTGAATGAACTGTATGACCTGACTAAGGGTCCGAAAGAGCCTTCCGAGCTCATTAATGTTGCCACCTGGTATTTCGATTTTAGACCAAGAGACTTGAGCCAAAATGCGACGCTTCGCAGGACACTTCGCGAGAGCAAACATCTTCTGCACCTAATGCACGCCTGTTGGACTTCTGGCTTGCCTAGTAGGCCCAGCAGAACCCAAATGACGGAAGAGAATTTCGCCTTCGTGTCCTCCATAACAGAGCTCAGGGAGTCCGGGGTCCGGCTCAAGGCTGTGCAAGGGCAAGGGCGCCATGAGATGGACATCAAATTCAACAACGGGATACTCGAGATTCCTGTCTTCACTGTACAGGACCACACTGAGTCGCGGCTCCGAAACCTAATCGCATACGAGCAGCACCGTCAAGGCGGAGATGTCAACTACTTCACGGACTACGTGACATTCATGGACTGCCTCATAAATTCTTCAAAGGATGTCGAGCGGCTCTGCCGCAAAGGGATCACCAAGAACTACCTGGGCGATAACGAGGTGGTTGCCCAGATGTTCAACAAGATGGGTGACTACATCACTCTATCCAATTTCTATTACTTCGACATCTTCAAAAATGTGAATGCCCACTGCAAGAGGAAGACAAACGGCTGGATGGCGAAACTGAGGAGGGAACATTTGAATAGCCCCTGGGCTTTGTTGTCCATTTCCGCAGCCACCATGTTGCTCCTCCTCACTGCCGCACAAACAGTGTTTACTAttattaaatga